AGACTTGCCCTGGAATTTCCTCAGGAAGCTGCAGGCCCTCAACGCCGAAGCCAGGAACACCACCATGGTGCTGGACGTACCCCCGGACACCAGGCCTGTGGAGAAGGAGAGCCAGGTGGAAGAGGAGATCATCTACTGGGACACGGCCGACGACATCTCTGCGGACATCTATTCCTTCTCCGAGCTGCCAACACCCGACACGCCTGTGAACCCCTTGGACCTTCTCTGTGCCCTTCTGCTTTCCTCAGATAGTTTCCTGCAACAAGAAATCGTGCTAAAAATGTCCCTCTGCCAGTTTGCACTCCCTCTCGTTTTGCCCGACCCAGAAAACCACTACCACACGTTTCTGCTGTGGGCCATGAGGGGGACTGTGCGGACATGGGGGTCACAGCCCCCGAGGGCGGTGGGCAGCTTCAGAGAAGACAGCGTGGTCCTGTCCCGAGCGCCCGCCTTCGCCTTCGTGCGCATGGAGGTCAGCAGCAACTCCAAGTCCCAGCTTCTCAACGCCGTGCTCAGCCCTGGCCACAGGCAGCGGGACTGTTTCTGGCATCGGGATCTGAACTTGGGCACCAACCCTCGGGAGATTGCAGACGGGCTGGTGGAAATTTCCTGGTTCCTTCCCAGTGGCAGGGAGGACTTGGACATTTTCCCGGAGCCCGTGGCCTTTCTGAACCTGAGAGGTGACATCGGCTCTCACTGGCTGCAGTTTAAGCTCTTGACCGAAATCTCCTCGGCCGTGTTCATCTTGACTGACAACATCAGTAAGAAGGAATACAAACTGCTGTACTCCATGAAGGGATCGGCCACGAAATACTACTTCATCCTGAGCCCCTACCGTGGGAAGCGAAACACAAACCTGAGGTTTCTGAACAGGTTAATCCCCGTGCTGAAGATGGACCACTCGCACGTCCTGGTGAAGGTCAGCAGCACGGACAGCGCGGGCTTCGTGCGCAGGGTCCGCGCCATCGTGGCGCACGTGGCCCGGTCCCCCTGCAGGAGGGTCTCCGTGGAGGACATGGCGAATGCGGCCCGCAAGCTGGGGCTGAAGGTCGACGAGGACTGCGCCGAGTGTCAGCGGGCGAAGGGCCGGATGGAGCAGATCACCAGGAAGATCAAGGACTCGGACGCCTACCGCCGGGACGAGCTGCGGCTGCAGGGCGATCCGTGGAGAAAGGCGGCCCAGGTGGAGAAGGAGCTCTGCCAGGTCCAGTGGGCTGGGGACCCTCCTGAGAAGTACAGGGCCGAGCTGAGGCATCGGCTCCTGGAACTTCGAATGCAGCAGAATGGCCACGACCCTGCCTGGGGGCTCCAGGAGTTCATCTCGGGCATCAGCAGCCCCTCTCTGGGCGAGAAGCAGTACTTCCTGAGGTGGATGGAGTGGGGACTGGCCCGGGCGGCCCAGCCAAGGCCAAGACCGTCTCCGGAGACGATGCTTACCCTGAGACCAAAGCACTGCGGGGCCGTGGACTTCGGCGAGCCCCTCTGGCCGGAGCCCCTGGGGGTGGAGCATTTCCTGCGGGAGATGGGGCAGTTCTATGAGGCGGAAAGCTGCCTTGTGGAGGCCGGGAAGCTGCCGGCGGGGCAGAGGCGGTTCGCCCACTTCCCCGGCTTGGCCTTGGAACTGCTGCTGAGGGGGCTCCCGCTGGAGCTGATCGACGGGAACACCCTGCGCACGCCCCTGCGCTGGGTCACGGGGCTCCTGAAGGAGCTGCACGTCCGCCTGGAGAGGCGCTCGCGCCTGGTCGTGCTGTCGGCGCTCGGCGTGCCGGGCACAGGCAAGTCCACCCTCCTCAACACCATGTTTGGGCTGCGGTTTGCCACGGGAAGGGGCCGCGGTCCCCGAGGGGCCTTCATGCAGCTCCTCACGGTGGCCGAGAGCTTCAGCCAGGACCTGGGCTGTGACCACATCCTGGTAATAGACTCCGGGGGCTTGATAGGCGGAGTCCTGACCGAGGCGGGGGAGAGGTTTGAGCAGGAGGCTTCCCTGGCCACTTTGATTATGGGGCTGAGCAACGTCACTGTGGTCAGTTTAGCGGAAACGAGGGACATTCCGCCGGCTATTCTGCATGCGTTTCTGAGGCTGGAAAAAATGGGGCACATGCCCAACTATCAGTTTGTGTACCAGAGCCTTCATGACGCGTCTGCGCCCGGCTCCAAGCCGAGAGAGAGGAAGCAGCTCCTGGACCAGCCCAGGGATGCGGGCAGAGCCACGGTGCAAATGGAGGATCAGGGGGGCGGGCTCCGGACGCTGGCCGGCCTGGCCTTTTGTGACCCTGAGAAGCAGCACGTTTGGCACATCCCTGGCCTGTGGCATGGCGTGCCCCCCATGGCCGCTGTGAGCTCGGGGTACAGCGAGGCCATTTTTGAACTGAAGAGGTGCCTGCTGGAGAACATCCGGAATGGCCTGTCCAACCAAAACAAAAACGTTCAGCAGCTCATCGAGCTGGTACGACGGCTGTGAAGCCTCGGAAGGGAAGGGAGTCCAGCTGCCAGAGGCCCGCCGCGCGCAGCCTCTTCTGATGCGGGCGTCCACGTGGAGCCGTGCCCAGCTCCTGAGAGGGGAGGAAAGTGACAGACGGGGCTCAGCTCTGGAGCTGCCTACACAGTGTCAGGAAAGGATGTAACCTCACAGATCAGCTCAGAGACGCTCCCGGGAGTATAAGAACCCTGGGGCAGGAGGTGTAGACACAAGCAGTAACTTGTCCTTTGTCTCTGAACTTCGAGGCCCCTGGTGGTTTGGTCTTTTGTGCAGCTGCTCCCCGTTGTCTGCCTCTGGAGTGGAGAGGGGCTCCTGAGCACTGCAGCCCGGGCAGCTGGTGCCTAGGACGGGGTTGGGGAGTTGCCCTGAGGAAGCAGAGGTAGGGCTTCCCTCCAGCGAACCTCAGCATCGGCCTCGGCGACCTGGTCCTGCCCACTGAGGGAAGGGCCCGCCGTGGGCAAGGGCTACTGTGATACTCTGTGTGTTGACCGACCCTGCCTCAGGAGGAGTTCCTGTCGGCTCTTTCGCGCCCACAGCGCTTCGTTCACGCCTCTGCTACAGCACTCAACACGCGCAGCGTGACTTACCTGTGCACGTGTCTGCCTCTCCCCTAGActtgtgagctccttgagagcaggggctGTACACTACCCGACTTTGTACCCCCAGGGCCTGGCGCACtgcaggcacttaataaatgtgtgttgaatgaatgaaactagTGAATGCACAAATGATAGTAACAGGCAGTTTCcgctctgtgccttaatttttctgtttcctccaagAGGATCACGGTGTCTGTCGGAGGGGGTTGCTTACTAGAACATCTGAAATAGTGGACACCTGAGAGAGGTGTCTTTAAAAATGCCACCACGTCCCCTCTCTTTAAGCAGAGATCCATTCTTCAGGCTGTTACGGGAAAACCGAACTAAGTATCTTCACAGGGGCTCCAAAATAACTCCATCCTTACCCCGTTTTAGAGACGGGGCAAGGAGGCCTAGAGCAGTTCAGCAGCTCGCCCAGCCCACAGACCCGCATCGGCAGAGGGGAGGTGATGGGGACGCCGGTGCCCTCAGCTCTGCGCCTCTGCTTCCCGGCCGTTCATCTTCCCCAAACTTCCACAGCGTCCAGGCTCATCCCCAGCCTTGCCCCTGGGTGTCGGCCCTCCATCTCACTTCCGTGCCTCCAGGGCCAGGCCTCCTCCCTGGCATCATCCGTGGCCCACTTGACACCATGAGCCATAGCGTGGAGCGCTTCCTCTGGTGAGTCTCCAGCTGGAATCTCTGTCTGTGCTGGCCCTTACCAAGGGCCAGGGtcacccctctgtgcctcagacCCCAATCGCAGCTGTGTCACTAGTTCTGGGAATCTCTGCTTGCGCCCTAGGGCCTCCTCCCCTCTGTGTTTTGTGATTTCGGGACAATCAGGCCCCCGGGTGGCAACCAGGAGCTTCTCTCTATTCCTTGAACGCCTCCTCCGTCCCAGGCTCGGAGAGGGAGCCCTCCGGACTGGAACCCGTGTTTGGGTGCCAAGGCTCCTCAGCCCCTTCTCTGGCCCCAGCATGCTCCCCCTGCTGCTTCCCTGGTATTCAGAAAGTTGCCCCTGTGTTCCAGGAACTCGGCTCTGACGTGTGAAACGGAGGCTGGAAGAAGTGCTGCAACTCAGGAAACCTAATCTTTTGCTAATACATTCACTTTAAACCTTTTCACTTCTGAAACTCAAAAAGTGTCTAATCCTCAGGCACTACAAATTCATTTCTTCGTGGATCATTAAATAACACAAATCTTAAGATGTTGGTTCACCTGGAAATACCAATACCTCTCCTTACTTTTTCCCCTTAGAGCCATGAAAACTACCCAGTTGCCTCTCTAGCACTGTAGGAATTTCACCCAGGATATTCCTGGGCCCCAAGTTCAGGCACTGGAAATCTCTCTTACAATTGTTGACTATCAACCAGTTCCTTTAAAGATTGATTCAAGCTATTCCTGAAATCTGAAACAGGGAAGCCAGCTTTAGTGACTCCCTACTTTAGTGGCTCCTAAGGATTCTTTACTTTGGGTCTGTCCATTGTCCAAAGATAAGGTTCAGTCACTGAGTTCCTGAAAATTAGGTGTGTGCTTTTTttggaagggagaggggaggaagagtTCATAGCTTTCAACAGATTTTCAAAAGGATGCAGGATCCAAGATAGATTAATAACTGCTTAGTAATCAGGAAAGTTATTCCATATATCCCTAGGACCTAAGAAGCTACGAAATCACATCAAACATTTGCCCAGTGTATTTAAACTTCCGAAAACAGACCCGTCTGAAGACTGAATGTAACAGACCTTGAGCAAGAGGTTGCCCTCGGGCAGCCCCAGGCAGGACTGCCTTGGAGGACTCACAGTCAAGCAACTGAGGAATTCTGGAACTGCCTGGGCAGTGTCCACAGACCACTGCCTCTCTCAGGTGCAGGAACAGGAGAGGTTGCCCTGGAGCAAGTGATTTTTCCAGAGTCAGTAATGGTGCTCCCATCACCCATCTTTAGGGGTTGATGTGGAATTCCATGACCTGCGAGAGGGGTTCACCTTCAGACCCTGAAGTCAGTGCCGCTCTTGTAATTAAATTTCCACAATACCCGGGTCTTGACTGGTGCCCTGGAGCCCAGAACACTAAGCATCAGTCTACCCTAGCCATTCCTGGGTTCACCACAGCCAGAGGGCCCCCCTACATCAGACCTGAAGACATCTTAGGGTCTGAGAGGTCACAGAACTTGCCATGGGGCTACTGGGTGGCAGTGTCCTTGGAGCCCAGCTTAGTGATGTGAGAGCCTCTCAGAGAGAGAAGGGTGGCTGGGCTGCTCCCAGGGGGGATCAGGAACTTTGGTGAAAGCAGGAACCACGTCAGTGATCTTGGAGTAAATGGGCCTGGGAGTCTAAGACTGGGCACAAGggcccctgtctctctccctggaGTTGGGAAGTAGCTCCCTCAGCATAGGGAACTTGAGGCCTGGTTCTGAACTTGGTCTTGCTTCCGCTAATTACACGGCCCTTGAGCGAAGTCATTCCACTTCTCTAAGCCTTACCCCCCGCTActagcacctgctctgtggtgaGTGCACAAAGGCTGGTTTTGGAGGAGCTGGCCTGTGCACATAAGTAAGGCACCCGAAGCTGTGTCTACACCAGTCTCTGCACCCATGAGGCTCGTGCAAAGGAAGCTGTGTGCCTTCTACATCGACCTCAGACATTTTAACAGGCCAAACAGGATTCATCTTGTAATCGATCAGTGGTATCTTAAAATTAATTTGCGTCCGTTTCTCCTTCTTAATGGTATACCAAGTAGTGTCTTCTAATCGATGTTATCTTAGATTTACTGAAACACATTATCTAGCAGGGCTGGTGTTGAGAAATCTGTACCAATGTAAACTTGATCTGGTAGCTCTCCCCAGCT
This genomic window from Eubalaena glacialis isolate mEubGla1 chromosome 8, mEubGla1.1.hap2.+ XY, whole genome shotgun sequence contains:
- the URGCP gene encoding up-regulator of cell proliferation isoform X2, with protein sequence MEGDDDGPNEAQDSDFPTVERSRLQEMLSLLGLETYQAQKLSLQDSLQISSDSMKNWAPQAPKDLPWNFLRKLQALNAEARNTTMVLDVPPDTRPVEKESQVEEEIIYWDTADDISADIYSFSELPTPDTPVNPLDLLCALLLSSDSFLQQEIVLKMSLCQFALPLVLPDPENHYHTFLLWAMRGTVRTWGSQPPRAVGSFREDSVVLSRAPAFAFVRMEVSSNSKSQLLNAVLSPGHRQRDCFWHRDLNLGTNPREIADGLVEISWFLPSGREDLDIFPEPVAFLNLRGDIGSHWLQFKLLTEISSAVFILTDNISKKEYKLLYSMKGSATKYYFILSPYRGKRNTNLRFLNRLIPVLKMDHSHVLVKVSSTDSAGFVRRVRAIVAHVARSPCRRVSVEDMANAARKLGLKVDEDCAECQRAKGRMEQITRKIKDSDAYRRDELRLQGDPWRKAAQVEKELCQVQWAGDPPEKYRAELRHRLLELRMQQNGHDPAWGLQEFISGISSPSLGEKQYFLRWMEWGLARAAQPRPRPSPETMLTLRPKHCGAVDFGEPLWPEPLGVEHFLREMGQFYEAESCLVEAGKLPAGQRRFAHFPGLALELLLRGLPLELIDGNTLRTPLRWVTGLLKELHVRLERRSRLVVLSALGVPGTGKSTLLNTMFGLRFATGRGRGPRGAFMQLLTVAESFSQDLGCDHILVIDSGGLIGGVLTEAGERFEQEASLATLIMGLSNVTVVSLAETRDIPPAILHAFLRLEKMGHMPNYQFVYQSLHDASAPGSKPRERKQLLDQPRDAGRATVQMEDQGGGLRTLAGLAFCDPEKQHVWHIPGLWHGVPPMAAVSSGYSEAIFELKRCLLENIRNGLSNQNKNVQQLIELVRRL
- the URGCP gene encoding up-regulator of cell proliferation isoform X1 produces the protein MASPGHSDLGEVAPEIKASDRRTAVAIADLEWREMEGDDDGPNEAQDSDFPTVERSRLQEMLSLLGLETYQAQKLSLQDSLQISSDSMKNWAPQAPKDLPWNFLRKLQALNAEARNTTMVLDVPPDTRPVEKESQVEEEIIYWDTADDISADIYSFSELPTPDTPVNPLDLLCALLLSSDSFLQQEIVLKMSLCQFALPLVLPDPENHYHTFLLWAMRGTVRTWGSQPPRAVGSFREDSVVLSRAPAFAFVRMEVSSNSKSQLLNAVLSPGHRQRDCFWHRDLNLGTNPREIADGLVEISWFLPSGREDLDIFPEPVAFLNLRGDIGSHWLQFKLLTEISSAVFILTDNISKKEYKLLYSMKGSATKYYFILSPYRGKRNTNLRFLNRLIPVLKMDHSHVLVKVSSTDSAGFVRRVRAIVAHVARSPCRRVSVEDMANAARKLGLKVDEDCAECQRAKGRMEQITRKIKDSDAYRRDELRLQGDPWRKAAQVEKELCQVQWAGDPPEKYRAELRHRLLELRMQQNGHDPAWGLQEFISGISSPSLGEKQYFLRWMEWGLARAAQPRPRPSPETMLTLRPKHCGAVDFGEPLWPEPLGVEHFLREMGQFYEAESCLVEAGKLPAGQRRFAHFPGLALELLLRGLPLELIDGNTLRTPLRWVTGLLKELHVRLERRSRLVVLSALGVPGTGKSTLLNTMFGLRFATGRGRGPRGAFMQLLTVAESFSQDLGCDHILVIDSGGLIGGVLTEAGERFEQEASLATLIMGLSNVTVVSLAETRDIPPAILHAFLRLEKMGHMPNYQFVYQSLHDASAPGSKPRERKQLLDQPRDAGRATVQMEDQGGGLRTLAGLAFCDPEKQHVWHIPGLWHGVPPMAAVSSGYSEAIFELKRCLLENIRNGLSNQNKNVQQLIELVRRL